ggctattTATCCCTTGATATATAaagcataataaatacatttacagtttttcacgattgctaaaacacatttcttgaaacagttcaccattttctccaaactgtaaacacaaaaccaaatattcaaactcaatttccaaaacctctgactcttctggcaaaatcaaacactcgctcctaaaccatgtaacctgtgctcaaaatcaaactatgctttcagatcataaacacaaccaatcaatatataaacactatggagcaatcattagacacaacacaaaaatattgagaacacagcatccagggcatgtagttacatgtaaagaaGAATTTGCTTATGTTTACACAGTAAATTAATTTACtgtagcaataaagaaaatggatttgggattttgaaacactggatttaGGTGTTTCAACgcccattgacactttcctgatgtatgactatgttcagcctgtgttctgcacctctcttttcactaaccgtctctggaggaggggatccctcattGAATTGCTCATCCTAAGGTTTCTGTAAATATTTTCTCCTcgagtgagtttttctgggagtttttcatTGTCATCCTTGAAGCtcgaggttggctgaggggcagttttatgggcgtatgtgaagccctctgtgacactgcttgtaaaaaggcctatacaaatactgtaaaatTGATTCGATTTGAAAGTATTATAGTAACCCTCACaacttagtactgtcaacaaagaacaaagaaaaaaccctctggtgtgctggatccagccgagaaaacactccacacctatgttACCACAGGCCAACTCCATTGCCTGTAGGAAATTTACCCTGGTATATTGGTTTCAGTCATAGACCTTCTACCGCCATGCAGAGAAAAATtcttcaattgggttgagaaaagcgctgtatggtggaaggcaaacatttacagtaaaaaatgctggttgatgttgaactgtTCTAGTACACggacaccacggtgaaagctgacattATCCCAAACCAGCATTAGTAAAgagtgtgaacaattttgagtcgttgtgttttacagatgacaactgtgttgtagttgtgtttactgtttgccgcctgtgtttaacattttgcagcacaagtgcatcacagtgcaaaatttgtttagtgaatgagaatgtgtttagagttttgcaaaaaagagtgtctgatttgaaacattggtttagttcactgaacatttgattcagagaatggggtttagtgttttagcaattgtgaaaaactgtaatatctGCACAATAATACTGGAAGTCACTCCGGCTGttagaaatattaatctatcaagcattgcacagccaGTCGGTAAACAATTTTAACTTTTGCcaaaagtttgtctgctagcatgttgtgctagctagctatttaagcagccccactctttacagtcattggttaagacaaaggcatgcaaatgttccatggctcttcttcattggctccttacgtagacctggtgcgcgtgtgtgcgtgcgtgtttgagtgtgtgagtgtgtgtgcctttttgacccctgtaagcttgaccacatgattcacccaacacagacatcttttatggcctctccctaCTCCCAACACCGGCCCATGTAATGTTCTGTTACAGACCGACCGGGCCCCAAATTAAAGAAAGCAAAAAtgatctggccctcgcagaaaaaagtttggggacccctgctgtATGAGAGCTTTGACTAGGGGATTAGTGGTATCATCGAGGCCTGACCGTTGACCACTTTCATGACATAGGTATCATTTTGACTGTCAACAATATTAATACAAACAGTTTCATACCCCCAGCaacatctcccctcctctacctctctctctctctctctctctctctctctctctctctctctctctctctctctctctctctctctctctctctctctctctctctgtgtctctctctcagcaacaCTTAACATAAAGGTTACCTTAACCACCATGTCGCAACAGGTATACAGGTCCTTCTCAAGaaattagcatattgtgataaagttcattattttccataatgtaatgatcaaaattaaactttcatatattttagattcattgcacaccaactgaaatatttcaggtcttttattgttttaatactgatgattttggcatacagctcatgaaaaccccaaattcctaTCTCAAAAAATTTGCATATTTCATCCGACCAATAAAAGAAgtgtttttaatacaaaaaaagtcaaccttcaaataaatatgttcagttatgcactcaatacttggtcgggaatccttttgcagaaatgactgcttcaatgcggcgtggcatggaggcaatcagcctgtggcactgctgaggtgttatggaggcccaggatgcttcgatagcggccttaagctcagccagagtgttgggtcttgcgtctctcaactttctcttcacaatatcccacagattctctatggggttcaggtcaggagagttggcaggccaattgagcacagtaataccatggtcagtaaaccatttaccagtggttttggcactgtgagcaggtgccaggtcgtgctgaaaaatgaaatcttcatctccataaagcttttcagcagatggaagcatgaagtgctccaaaatctcctgatagctagctgcattgaccctgcccttgataaaacacagtggaccaacaccagcagctgacatggcaccccagaccatcactgactgtgggtacttgacactggacttcaggcattttggcatttccttctccccagtcttcctccagactctggcaccttgatttccgaatgatatgcaacatttgctttcatccaaaaaaagtactttggaccactgagcaacagtccagtgctgcttctctgtagcccaggtcaggcgcttctgccgctgtttctggttcaaaagtggcttgacctggggaatgcggcacctgtagcccatttcctgcacacgcctgtgcacggtggctctggatgtttctactccagactcagtccactgcttccgcaggtcccccaaggtctggaatcggtccttctccacaatcttcctcagggtccggtcacctcttctcgttgtgcagcgtttttttccacactttttccttcccacagacttcccactgaggtgccttgatacagcactctgggaacagcctatttgttcagaaatgtctttctgtgtcttaccctcttgcttgagggtgtcaatgatggccttctggacagcagtcaggtcggcagtcttacccatgattgcggttttgagtaatgaaacaggctgggagtttttaaaagcctcaggaatcttttgcaggtgtttagagttaattagttgattcagatgattaggttaatagctcgtttagagacccttttcatgatatgctaatttttttagattttttgagaatttggggttttcatgagctgtatgccaaaatcatcagtattaaaacaataaaatacctgaaatatttcagttggtgtgcaatgaatctaaaatatatgaaagtttaatttttatcattacattatggaaaataatgaactttatcacaatatgctaattttttgagaaggaACTGTAGTAAcaacattggccgggtttcccagattcgttaagaagctcttgatgctaagatcttcttaagaacgtcctaagagcgctctagaacgctcttaggaCGTTCTTACAGTAAGAAAAGTATATATTCCAGTAgaaaagtaaaaataaataaaagtatatagtaaataaataaaagtataTAGTCCAGTAAAAAAgttaaaatgaataaaataaaaagcttttgaaaacAAACCCATGCCCCTGGTTTAAATGTTGGTGATTATTCATCCTCTCACCTGCATCCCTCTGCAAACCCAGATGTCTGTCTCACCAAGCTGCATGGGCACCTTGATTATCACGGTGAGGTGATAGCAAAGTTCAAACCTTAGATACATCATACGTATTTCCCCGGAAATTACCATAGCAACAGTATTCTCTTTTCAGGGACGGTcctctgcagctgtttaaaagGCCTATGTCGCCTCCTAGTGGTCACAATGCAGAATACAATAATGTGCCACAAGCTTGTATGAAAGGCAGTTTGTATGAAAGGCAGTTTGGCTTACAGTTCTTCCAAATTGTTTCAAAACAAACTAAAATTGAAATTTGAAACGCAACTACCGAAATCTGAAACTAATATGCCTGTTAATGCCTGCAGTGGagtgaagaaaactatatgacaacaataatgtttaatgtaactggcccctttAATGgtacaactggccccagcttgGCCCCCCTAATGAAATGGTCTTGAACCTCCCCTTCCACCTGCTCAACCCTGGATTCAgtatgagggaggctgggcagagAGTTCAgccctacctgagctgcttcacttCTGCACCCATCATCCGTACATTCAGAAATGAGAACCAGTAAGTAATCTACATCTACTTTAAGCTTTTTATGCAAGTATACTGTAGTATATTGTTGTCCTACATGTTAGTAGGGCTATGTTACTCAGTGATTGTTGGCCGATGTTGCAGGCTTCGTTAATTCAATACCGATATTAACACTAACACATTTTTTGGGAAGACAATACATCTAAGACTTAAAGTTATCTACATCTACTTTAAGCTCTTTAAGCAAGTGTTAACTCAAATAGACAACAACATTGAGTATTACATTTATCACTTTACTGGAGCACATGCATCACAAGCATTGTTCACTTATCCAAAACTTTGAGCCCCGACCTGCACATGCGCAGTCATacttaacatttatttttttctgaTATCACATCAGTCTCTTTGATTTGTCATTTTGTCCTTCCATTCTTTAAGTTGCCATACACCTTCATTGAAAAATGAGTAGAGTAACTGTATGTGTAAATATTTGATACTATAATCCTAATTAAATTTATAATAAACAAGTTACACATTTACCTCCAGACATCATTTTCTCAGTCATCAGAATATACATTAATGTACCACAGGATTTAAGCAAACTTTATTTATTGACTTTGATTTTaagtttgttgtttgttgagaAAAAATATTTCTTAGATAGCTACTGCAAATATTTGATTTGACTGCAAACAACAATGCAATTACACATGAAATTGAAGCAAAATCTCTAACTTCTATAGTACTTAATACGCAATCACAATTTAAATTATAAAATACTCAAACCTTTTTGTATCACAATCTAAGACATTTTACTCACAGATAAAGCACATCTATGATTATGATTGATTACAAGGTATTGAAACATGTAGCTGTATCTGTTATATATACATGATGAGACAAGGCCACAAAATCAGTAGGCTTTACTTCATTTCATGTTACCCCACCACCTGATTAATAAGAACAAATAAACTGTATGAATTGATAAGGACATCATCTGGCAGTTACAGAAATGTCATTGACATCATCAGTACTCTCAGAGATGCAAGAGACAGTTAACAACATTTAGTAGCTGTGACTTGTTAATGACAcgtgtctcctcttcctccctcctcctcctcctcctccttcttgtgGAAAACCTTCCCATCCTTCTGCTTCTTCCATCTCAGCGTGCTGTGCTCTGGGATCCTCCCAGCTGCCTTCATCTGGGGCACAGTCACACTGTCATGGTTACACCACATTATGGGGTGTATTGTAGATCACTGAACTAGACTTGGATCAGTATGTGTTGGACCAAACTGTCACTGTCAGCTACATCTGTAAAGGGTATTCTTACTGCAATAACAATCCTTACATGGTTCTAGGGTGTAACTGCTGGTTGTCTGTAATGACTGAGACTTTGACTACACATCATGTACAGTCAGAGGACTGCCTTCcctcacacagggagacactcaCTTGCTGCAAGATGGAGTCCAACATGGCAGGATCCTCTAAGTCCGAAGGTGAATTAGGAACCAGTTCCACTCTCCCCACCAGCTTCACCTTAGTAGGAGTCTTAGTGGTGCTCCCTAAGTGAGGGAAGGTAAGAATGAGGAGGCAGACTTTATAATGAAGTGGTACATTACAGTTTCTCAGGTAAAAAGGGCTCTATCAAGATATAACACTACCTGTTGTTGTACCAAGAGTGCTCAGTATGGTCGTGTTTGTGATGCTCCCTGGGGTGAGAATGAGGAAGTAGCCATTATAACACAGTTGAACATTACAGTACATTATTCAGGATAAGACTATTAAATACAGTGACATGTAACGCAGGGTTGACAAGATTCCTTCTACATAAGCCAGTGCTCCTTGTAATGCTTTTCTGTACAAACACAAttcattgtatttattttttaatttgaTCAAGTTTGTTGTGTAATAATTTACTATTCCATCCATCTGGTGAGCAGGTTTATTAACTACATGTGATCTCCTACAAACACCCTGCAAGCTTTCATGCTGTAGTGAAACCCCCATTTCAGTGGTGTGATCTAGCATGAAGTAGAGGGCATACTGTCACTCTGCCAAGTCCCCCACCATGTATCACTGCTCTTTAATAGAGGACATACAGGAAACCCTTGTTAGTATACGCCTGCTCATCACCTAGAATACACCACTGACACGTTCAAACCACACTGGCAGCTGCCAAGTTTCACTCACCATTGTGGCAAATAAAATAGAAGGAAGTAGAACAAGGGTAAGAAATCCAGTGCCATGGATCACGTGGATATGATGACAAAGATGGATGTGTGAAGGCACAACCATAGAAAGGGTTTTCATTTGGTTGGCCACTCCACCAGTGTCTGAAGGAGGAGGTAGACCCGTCTGACCACTTCCAGTCGTCTTTGAACAGACCGATCCAGATGATGGCAGATGAACTCTCTCCCAGAACAAGTTGCCGTATCTCGATGTTTTCAGCCTGGTTCCTGATGCTGGCCAGGTCTGTGTAACTCTGTCTGCAGTAGAGCTGAGCGTTTCTCCAAGTTCTTGGTCCTAGAACCAGGATGTAGTTTGGTTTGCCAGGATCCTTACCTAAGAGTATCCATCATTAATATTATCTATTCatgtttttaaaaatgtttttctgCATCAGGTCTTTCCTCTAGAAGGCCATAGCAAGCAAACATGCATCTAATAACTGAAATATGTGTTGTTAGGAATAGAAAATACTAACTCACCCCTGTTAGAACAGACAAAAGAGTAAGTATTTGTACATGCATAGTCTCTCCATACTCCTGTTTCATTGCTGACCAGTGCAGCACAGGGCTGGCCTGTGATTGGCTCTGGCTGGGCCCAGTTCCTGTActccgtctctccttctctgtagaACTGACTGCCTGAAAGAGACCACTTCCAGCTGCTGACACTGTCTCTAGTCAGTCCCTTCCAAAAATGATCATTGACAAGACCTGTCTGGTTCAACATGTTCTGCATGTCCTCCATGCTGTCTAAGGTCGCCAGGTCAACATAGTGCTCTCTACAGTAGCTCTGGGCAGCAGTCCAATTCAGATTCATATTGACCAGATGATACTGATGTAGTGCACAGGCAGAGAGCACCCAGAACTCTGCAAACACATAATCATCTCATGACTGAGTTTGTCCTGAGCTGGAGAGGCTGGAAGGTTGTAGGAAGTGTGTTGACCAGACTGATGACTTGAAAGACTCTTACCAAGGAGCAGGGCAACAGATGAGACTCTGCACTGCATGGCtctgatctacacacacacagatacagacagacacatagatacacacagagacgtttagacacaaacacagacacacacacagaaacacacacacacattcacagaggtacacatacacacagagagataaacagacacatagatacacattcacacaacaacaacatcaatatTTAGTAGTTTTGTGTCTCACCAAGTGTGAGCATCACGTAGGCTAAGGCCCCACCCAGCTGCCTGAGTTTGAATCCAGCCCTCTGCtgcatgtccccccccctctctctctctctctctctcattacatttcctgtctctctagcCCGTCACGAAATGAACTAAGTGAACAAATTGATTGAAAAAATTCATATTGACATatatttgattgttttgttCAAAACTGTAACAATCAACTGATACAAATTTAGGATTCATTGAATTACTATTTTAAGTGTGGATGTATTTATAAAATGTTGGTCCCACAAAATAAATCTTCCCTGTACTGTAAATGATACATGTAggtgttctactatgataaagGAGCAGATATGTGAGGAATGCACAGGTGATAACAGGGGAAGGTAAATGCACCttacctgaggagagagagggacgtgaGCGTTGTGGTGTTCACAGCAGAATGAGACGGCTGACTATGACattgaatgtttttattttgatcTATTTCCTGAGAACCATGTAAAACATGTTGTCCTGTCCAGAGTATCAGGGACAGTACTTTTCATTCATGCAGGGGAACACCCccaacacacctggacacaacaACCTTTTTTATGAAAAGGTCATTCATCTAAGATAATCAACAACATAGTTGTTCTGACAGGGCCAgtctctcttctgtcttctAAAgctccatccacacacactccgtCCCCTGCCAGTCCCTGAACAGGGACTCCCCTGAGTGGTGATCCAGagatcgcaggttcaaatccaccctGTGTACGTCTctatggataaaagtgtctgctaaaggaACAAAGTGTTTCTCTAAATGAGTAGGTTTATTGACCCCCACATGCTCCTCCTCTGACTGTTGTTTACCAACTGGGCTGAGGTGGTGGGAAAATCACTGACCTCCCTGGTTAGGAACATTTCACGTGAGACCAAAGAGGATTTCCTTTTTATCTGTGGTTATAACAGATCCCTTCAGTCACACAGGGCCCCTTAGCACAGGAGCGTGCTAAACAACCTCGAAACAGTCTCTACCTCAACGATGCAAAGCAAACATACAGGAAAGGCATGCAGTCTGTATTCAGGGGcttttttgttttagtttttcctgctcctccattctctctctctctctctctctctctctctctctctctctctctctctctctctctctctctctctctctctctctctctctctctctctctctctctgtctctctccccctttctctctcccaccatcCACTTCCCCTTCTCATCTAACTACCATGCATCTACATAGCAACACTGTACACGAAGGTTACATATACTACCATTTATTTACATAGCAACATTTTACATGAAGGTTTACATTAACCACCATGTAGCAACAGGTATAGTAACAacattgttacatttacatttatgcatttagcagacacttttatccaaagtgacttccaagagagagctttacaaaagagcataggtcactgatcataacaacgagatagcttcaaacattgcgagcagccaaaacatgaagcatactttgtggaaaaccaaataagtgccaaaggaaaaAACCATGAGAGCATGcatttaaacaagttacaattgaaCAACATAAAACTCCCCACAagagtgcaagagtgtacctgtagaaaaaacaatcaacagtaaaatatttcacagcgagtacaagaatttGAAACCGTTACAACTAACCGTTACAACCAACAGGAGCAACAAGAGCAACGAGTCATTGTGATCGTGTGTTTATGATTGTTGGTATGTAGAAAATGCTGTGTAACTAAATGGTGAggtggtgaggggtgagggagtgagggggtgagagggcgtTGGAAAGGAGCAGTAGAAAGTTGTATTACTGAACAACACTCAACAATCAATGTGTctccctcaaacacactcaTGGATGACACGACAGCAGCAGTAGGCTCCACTAGATGTTCTCCTCCATCACGGTGTTCTCATGTTCAGGGTCTGCTCCCTCAGGATCACCTGAGTTCTCCATCTTCTGCTTGTACTGATGATGTCTCATAGAGACAAAGTTAGCAACCCCAGATAGAGAAGAGAATATTGGCAGCAGTAACTGTAAAAGGTAGAATGCTTTACTGGATGTGGGTCATGCTGAACGATATTCAGCTGAGTGTTCTGTGTGCTGGCTGAAGGGTCAATAAAAGAACCTCACATCCGGTTGGACATTTCTTTAATTTTCGTACGAAAGTACAACTCAGTATCAGTGCTCAAAGACAGTACCAATGTGTGCATTACAATTGTGCTGTGGAGGAAAGGGGTAATTGGAACATAAGTAATATAAACATTTATCATGAAGCTACACAACAACAAGAGCAACATGTCTTTTTTCTTTACACAAGATCATAATATTGCATAAAATTCATTGAATGAAACAAACCGAGCAAGCAGGACAAGTACAACACGCGTAACTTCACTTCACAAGGCTCAGGTGGTGCTcagcctggatgactgagcaccacctccagctgaaccttgccaaaacatcacttctcatcatcccggccaaaccctccatctcccatgatctgtcaatcaccctgggatctgcgacggtgaccccctcatcctctgccaggaacattggggttaccatggacgacgagctctccctcacggcccacattgctgcggtctcccggtcgtgtagattcaccctctacaacatccggaagatcaggagatacctgtctgagcactccacccagctgcttgtccaagcacttgtcctctccaagttggactactgcaactcgctgctcgccggtctcccagcatgcgcaacccgccctcttcagaggattcagaacgcagcggcccgcctggtctacaatctacccagacgctcccacgttaccccgctcctcatctccctccactggctacccataacggcccgcatcagattcaagaccctggtactgaccttccgagcagtgaacgggactgtgcccgactacatcaagtctctcctgcagccttacacccccacctgccacctacggtcttcttcaccTTCACCTT
This DNA window, taken from Hypomesus transpacificus isolate Combined female chromosome 13, fHypTra1, whole genome shotgun sequence, encodes the following:
- the LOC124475278 gene encoding macrophage mannose receptor 1-like translates to MQCRVSSVALLLEFWVLSACALHQYHLVNMNLNWTAAQSYCREHYVDLATLDSMEDMQNMLNQTGLVNDHFWKGLTRDSVSSWKWSLSGSQFYREGETEYRNWAQPEPITGQPCAALVSNETGVWRDYACTNTYSFVCSNRGKDPGKPNYILVLGPRTWRNAQLYCRQSYTDLASIRNQAENIEIRQLVLGESSSAIIWIGLFKDDWKWSDGSTSSFRHWWSGQPNENPFYGCAFTHPSLSSYPRDPWHWISYPCSTSFYFICHNGSITNTTILSTLGTTTGSTTKTPTKVKLVGRVELVPNSPSDLEDPAMLDSILQQMKAAGRIPEHSTLRWKKQKDGKVFHKKEEEEEEGGRGDTCH